Below is a genomic region from Phragmites australis chromosome 20, lpPhrAust1.1, whole genome shotgun sequence.
AGAAGTAATGGAAAAAAATCGCCTCGTCTATCCTATCACTGCGATAATTAACATCTCATCGCGTCAAAATCAaacctcattttttttattgcgATCCATAGCGAAGCGTAGACAATTCAATCCGATCCGAGAACTCATTTCAACTCAGGCGACCTCAGGGAATCAGGAGACCCATTAATCGAtcagagagaagaagagggaaGGAGAGATCCTCGTGGCCAGCTCAAGAAACGGATCGGccatggcgccgccgccgcggcgaggggaggaggagggggacgGGAGGGagtcggcggcggcgctgcgggCGCCGGCGCACGTGATGGCGCGTGTGTTCTCGCAGCTGGACTGCGTCGACCTCCTCAGCTGCACCCTCGTCTGCAAGTGAGTGTCtccgcctccccccccccccccccggtctcTTGCGCGTCTGGTGTTCGACGGAATGCCTCCGTCCTTGGCTTCCTTGGGTGCCTGATGCTGGTAGCAGTAGCAATACCATGGTCTGACGGGATTGACGAGGAATTTAGCTCCTTGCTGGAGTTCAGGAGATGTGTCATCTGTGTGCCCTCCTGATATCGGTGCTCGAAATTGTGAGGATCCAGATGCGTGCTCTTGCTCGGTGTTCTAGTTACGGCTTTGGCTGATCTTGATCCTGTGGTTAGTGGCGTCAGCTGAACACGAGATGGTCAATTAATCAATCGATGTCTATGAGTAACCTGATCAATTAACCAAATCCATTTATTAGTCTTCCTGTTCATTTGATGTTTCTGAGTATAGGACTGCAGCCTGTTCTATTGGTAGCTGAGTTTTCGGAAGGAGCAGCAACCACTAATCAGAGCCTGGATCATAGTTTTCTTCTGCATGCTAAATATATGAATAGGTGCTGGCTTACGTCATTTCTCACTTCTGAATTAGAGAAACCTCCACACGCCAATACTTGATACAGTTCTTGAAACCTGTTGTGAATTGGATCCTGACCCATTCTTCTTTCAAGTTCGAGCAGGCATGACTAAAAAGACAGCATTCTGTTTCTTCATAAATTTACTAGCTGCACTGTAATCACGTGATAGTGTATGTCGGTATCCGATCACTGACCAAGGCCCCAAAATGTCTTTTTATTAGCAGAAGCGTAGTCTCGATGTAGAATTTCACTTACCAAATAATGCCCAGAATCCTGATatgttcttttccttttcccctGTCAAGTATGTACTAAATGTTCAGCAACACTTACTTCTGTTTTCAAATCTGCTCGTCATTTTGTGAGTCACCAGGCAATGGTACCAAGATTCTGCGGAGCTCAGAGAGGAGTGGAGAAAGGAGTACCTGGATGCTTGGAACCAGTTCGGATTGTCCGTAACGTGTGAGACGCAACCACTATGTCCTACTTGCTCAATCAGAAGCCTTCGTAATCTGTGCCCTTGACCTTGCTGCTCTCTGCACCTAGTCATCTTCATTTTAACCAGGCAGAATGGAGCACTGGATTTTATTGTTGATGGGCATTGTTACAAGGAGATCGTGTACATGGAAAGAAAATTGTTCTGTTGTAGGTGTATAATTACTAATGTGCAAATGTACATGTTTGGTGAGTGATATGTTGTGCCATATTATTCAAGAACCTCGTTTTAGGACTTGCCAGTACTAGAGAGTCTGTATACTATCATTGTTGTGTGATTTGCAGTTGTATTAAGATTTTCCTTCTTCGGAAGCGCTAAACATCAAATCCAACTTACTGCCATTTCTGTTCTAAAAATTAGAATAATGGCCTGCTgttatctctactacttaataAAAAGAACCAAATGAATTCGTCCGTCTGCCACAGCCGGACGGCCGACGCAGCATCGCCCGTCCGATCGCGCCCGCTAGCCCGCACGAAGCGTCGCCGTCCATCGCATAAATCATCTGCGTCGTTCGTTCGCCCGCCATCTCTTGACTCCTCTCGTTTGGCCCCCATCTCCCGACCTCCCTCGCTACTCTCTCCCGTCACGGCGCATCCGCCGGCTGCGATGCCTCTCGGCCGAGGAACGGCAGTGGGAGACGGAGACGGAGGCGCTCATCGTGCTATCTCTCGGGTTCCCCATCGACGAGCTTCGGCCAGAGGAGCGGCCCCTCCTCCCGGCCCCCATCGCCGACGCGCCCAACGACTACATTGTCGTTCGCAATCACATCCTCGCCTCCTGGCGCGCCGACCCGAGCGCGCCGCTCCCCCGCGTGCGCGTGCTCGAGACCGTGGCCGCCACCTACGACCACCTCGTCGCCGCGGCCCACGGGCTCCTCGTCCGCGAGGGCCACATCAACTTCGGCGTGTCCGCCGCCTTCCCCACCGCCCCGCCCCTGGACACCCCGCCTCAGGGCGCTGCAACAGCCTTCGTCCTCGTCGGCGGCACGGGTCGCGCCGGGATCCCTGCCGCGCGCCAGCTCCTCCGCTTCGGCCTCCGCGTGCTTGTCTTCGAGGGTCGTTCGCACCCCGGCGGCCGCGTCTACACATCCCGCCTCGGCGAGGACAAGGCCGTCGTCGAGCTCGGCGACAGCGTCATCACCGGCATCCACGCCAACCCGCTGGGTATGCTCGCGCGGCAGCTTAGCATCCCACTGCACAAGCGTGTTAAACTGGGAGGGTTATGTGTGCAACTGTGACATTTTCTTGCTTTTAAGCGGTTTCTTCTCTTGATTTCCTATTATGCTTGTAGAGGGAATGATTGATTCATcatttcctctcttttcttgGGAGAATTTTAGTTAGGACCTGTTTAAATAATTGGCGTGTTGTCCTAATTTTAGTTATGCTAGGACCAAACTGCTTCGACTTGATTTGAATGATCAATTTGCAATACAAGAAGTTAGGTGATGAACCGATGGTCAACGTGCTTTCAATTAACTATGTTGATTTAATGGCTAATTATGTATATTTTTCGACTTGGAAAATCCTGGGCTGGATTTGCTTAGAACTGGCACGGCATTGTTGAAGGCTAATCACAGAATAtgtaattttctcttttttataagAATTTATCAAATTCCTCAAACTTAGGTTTTAGTTCAATGTCCTGTTTCTGGTTTATTAATGCAAATTTTGTTATGTACTAATTTACCACAGCCAGTATCGCAAATAGCTGTGATCCATGGAATTAATGTTTTGCAGATGAATGATGGAATGACACAGAATATTGACATATGTAGATTCCAAAAATGCAATGCTATATGGTCAGCTAACTATCTATTCATTTTAAACTCTGACATGATATGCACTCCTCATTTCACATTATTTTCTATCCCAGGTGTTTTGTTGTGCCCTTGGGCATGTCTTATCATGGCAATTGGATTATCTGCACTAATTCTAGGCTTATGGCCCATGCATCTGATTTGGACATACTACTGCATTATCAGGTACAGTGTGCATGTTCTGCATTCTATTTTTGGCAAGTTAATCAAATTACTAACCAAAGTGCTCACATTTTGCATCCTCCTTTTCTCGAAGGCAGAACTAAGCTGGTGGGACCTGTAGTAAAGCTTCTGCTTCTTATTGTTGCTACTGCAATCTTGATCCTATGGTTGATAGTTGGCATCCCAGGAAGCGTCCTTTCTGGATTAGTATATGGTTTTCTAGCGCCCATAATGGCCACATTCAGTGCAATTGGAGAAAGCAAAGAAAAGCTGTTTGTTCATTGTTTTGTGgtagatttttcttttgatgatCAATTTATTAGTTATATGTTTATCTCCATGTTGGTTTGTTAGAATTTCTTGAAGACATTGCTTGCTATTCCTAATTGCAGGATAGAACATGGAGTACTATCACTGGAAGTTGTACTGTAGTCACGGATGTGAAAGACTTGCTTTTCCACTCCTATTTTTCAATTATGGATGACATTCGTCTTCAGAAACCTCCTGATGGGAAGCCGTATGAGATAAGGTCTGTTTCCTATTCTGTTTAGTATTTTTAAACTTTACACCTCAAGATCCTGAACTTTAATGGTTacctttcctctttcttcttttttatcatATGGCCTTCAGCTTAATCTACAAGTAACACCTTTAATGCTTGACTTGAGAAAACACTGGCAAGAAACCTTGCATTCAGAAGTTCCTTTTGAGTGATATAATCCCCAGATGCGATGCTTTACCTTTAGATGgcatttttctaattatttttgcTTTGAAGAACAGTGAATAATAAACTGGCATACACAAATTACTGATTCTGAGCACGAACCTAGGTTTGTACGCTCCAAGTCTTTTGGAGGCTGTGCCTTGCTCAGATTTCTGTTGAACACCTTCTCTATGTATGGCAGCACGAACGTTGGTGATCGAAATAAGCCACCAGTCATGAGAGTTGTATCCGGAGTAGCCTCACATCGAGCAGCAAGCCATGTACTACAAATAAAatgcagatatatatatatatatgtatatatatatatatatatacatatacatatatatatatacatatatatatatacatatatatatacatatatatatatatacatatatatatatatattacaaaaaAGTAACGCTCAGTTCCCTTCCTCTTCTACTTGGCAGAGAAATGAATCATTGGTCTGGACCAATAATATCTTAAGACAAGTAGTGCTTTTGCATCATATATACAATGCGTCCTACCTTCCTGTACACATCTTAGTTTTATATGCTAGATATTGCATTACTTTTGACACATCCTATACTGGATGACTTGCCTGTTAAGTGTTAATGCACTATATTTTGTTGTGCTTACCCACTGATGCCCTGGTGTGTTCTGTAATTATATCCCAACTAGAAGACTGCCATTACATTAGGACTTAGATGAGGAGAGTTGGTTTGAGAAATGAGACCGGGTTGAGTCTTGTAGATGTTAGAGACCATATATGATACTTCTTGATTGTTCCAGATGGTTAAAAATGAGGCAAAGAGTGTTTGATTGTTTGTTTGATGCAACCCATCAGCTAAAATGTTCATACTCAATGCCTAATGACTAATTATAATTTTTGTTTTGGAAGATGCAACCCATCAGCTAAAATATTCATACTCAATGCCTAATGACTAATTATAATTTCTGTTTAGGAAGATATATACACTACCTCACCTGTCAGAGAAGTCAAGACGAAAGAGGACAAGGCTTGAGGATCTAGGATGCTGGTTCTAATAATGATAGATGAGTAATACAAATATAAAGACTTGCTTATATGGAGTGTATTTTGGTCATatattattacatcaaaattgAAGGAAGAAAAGATTGTACTAAAAACACGGATGCTTAGCCAAGACTACTTTCATGCTATTGTAATAATAGAGTACATGTTCGAAATATGGATGTCGTAGTAATACACGGGCACCTTACTATCTTTGTTTTCTCCCAAACGTCTGATTTTGGACGAGACCCAAAGTATAGAAAAGAACTCGATGTTCAAGAGTTGGCCATATCGTTAGAAAGCTAGCCTTTTATGAACTATGATGTCTCACGTTGCAAATTTGTAAGAATGCTTCCCTTTGTCCATTGGTGCCATTGTTTTCGCTATCCTAATGTCTACCTTTTTGCAGATTCTTATGTCATTTGCACAAATTAACATATTCTTGCTTTTTGTGTTCGATCAGGATAGAACTCTGATCGTACTTGACTCAAATCCTATTCCACattgatgtaaagatatgccaTACAAGCAGTACACACCtaaaataattcatatttccAAGTACTATATGTTTGCCATGAGAGTAGCACGCCCTGGCTGGAACGACGATGTTTATAGATGGCAACATATACTCCACACTGGTACTCTAATGAATATATATGGGTAACTTGCTTTGAACGTCACTATAAACAATAAGTAATAAGTATGTTTATCTAACACAATTTACAATTCATTCTGCCGTAGGTATTTATCTGGTTATTTCGTTTTGCAATTCATGTACGCATGGAATGGTAAAAAGCTATACATGTTAATCTACATGGTGAGCATATTACTTTGTTGCACCATTGTATGTACATTTCAAGTTACAATACTATACTTTACATATGAGATATATTTACATTTATATATGATGCATGTGCATGATGGCCAAGCACTGAGGAGGTATTTCTTGATCAGTCTATTAACGTACGATGGGAATTCACGTCGATATGTAATATGTGCAGGTGTATGAGAATATCTTAGCTGCATCATGGGCAACACGATTTGAAAGAGATAGTtgtgaaaataaatatatttatatggacttatttatttgtattcAAAGTTGAGTCATAGTTGTATTTAGAATCCAAGTTGCAAGTTCTATCTAAAAGCGATTTTGTTATTTATCATGTGGCTATATAACTAGATAGTTCCATATAAATTACTCAAGTGTGTTGGTGATTTGCTTTTTTCGGTTTAATTTTTTTGCCAATCAAATGTCCTGttatttgttctttttcttccctCAAGCGTTACGTTCTAATAATATAACAAACCCTGTCTCTACTGTAGTAAATGATTATTTAtcatatttgttttgaaaagtTAATTGTAAAATATGCATATTTTCTAGGAGAAGAAATTACCAGGCCCCGCGCGCAAGTATCAGCTTGTTTTGCATGCCTTGAGTACTTAGTCTGATGACTAGACGAGACAATACCAGCTCGCAAATTTTTGGCGTATGTGGCAACGCACGAGCAGCTAACTATGCAGACAAAAATAACAAGAATATTGTTATGTTATTTTGGAATATGTTTCGGTCATCTGTATTatcgtgattttttttattcctgTTGCAATACACAGGTATTTAGCTATCAAACTTATTTTTTAATCATCTGAATTCAGACaaaaagaacaaggacttcGTTATGTTATTTTGGAATATGTTTCGGTCATCTGTATTATCTTGTGAAAATTTTCGAttcccgttgcaacgcacgggtaTTTAACTagtaataatatataaatataagacTAATTAAACATTAACGAACTGCCAGCGCCACTTTTACAGTCCCAAAATGGAAATTGGCAGTAACACATTAACCCAACTAAACATCACTTTGGCAAATATTCTAATCTTTGCTCAAAATCTGTATTTTGGAATATTAAGCAGAGTATCCAAATGGATTTTCGACATCAAAATAGGGCATAGCAGAGTTTATGATTGACTAATCTGCACATCCAGGCTCACGCGCAAATAACTCTAATCAAGATAGTAGACTAATTCTTTTTACAGAAATATGTACTTTGAGTTGCAATCCATGAAGTCTAACGATATCATATAATTCACAACTTTATGGACGTGTACATGCATCTCAGGAAGTACTATAACTCTTTCCCTAACATTTCTCTCACACAATGTTTCTAGGATAAAATGCAGGACTTAACACTGCTTTGCAAAACAAAAGCAATCCTTCATCCCACGGTAATCTCACTGCACATTGGACTTCAGAAGACCATCTCTTATCTGCGCTGCGACATCTTTGACGGCTCCAGGACCATGGGAGATGAACACCGAAGATGACTTGGAGGAGGCCCCAGTCTCCTTCATGGTGTCGAAGTGCTGGGTAACCAGGACCATGTCCATAATATCCTTTGCAGTGGTCCCAGGGACGTTCTCTGAGAAGGCGAGCATGCTGTCTCTCAGCCCATCCACTAAAAAAAATGAGCATCAAGAGGAGGATGTCCCTCTAGAATTTCATTAAAAGAATATTGTGCTTTGAACCCGGTTCAGTGAAACCAAATTCAACTGACTGTTAGCACCGTGAGAGGCTTGACGCCCATCCACTATAGCGTGACACTGCCTTGCAATACCCACGCCAGCcaggtacttggactctgcctCTCCTTCGGCTTTCTTGATCTGGAGTATCTTCTCAGCCTCAGCTTTCTCGTTGGCGGCCACCCTCATTCTAGCAGCTGTTTCGTAAAATCATAAGGATGGCATATAAGATTAGTTCAGGGCACATGTTCTAGCAGATAATCATATGTAACGATATTGATATAACTTGTACATGCTGAGAAAATGTTTTATTGCCAATTTAATCTGATGCAAGCAGACTGAAAGCAAGAAATCATTGTGAAAGGTACATGCAATCAGTACTTGCCAGCATTGATCCCGTTCATTGCTCTCTTGACACGGTCGTCAGGCTCAATATCAACAATAAGTGTTTTCACAATCTCATAGCCGTACGTAGACATTGCCTACACCACGGATGCACAGACAAATCAGTCATTCAAAATATTTTCCTTGATCTTCAAGGACAACAGGTAGCGGACaaattccagaaaaaaaaatgcaggacAACCTTTTCAAGCTCCTCTTCAACAGCTCTTGCAATGTCATTCTTCTACTCAAATGCATCATTCTTCTGATGCCGATGATAAATTTGCTGATTGGTGGCACCGAGCACAATGAAGGGAGGGTAAGGACAGGAGGAAAAGACTCAACACCTTGACCATCCTTGCAGCTTGGTGGTTATGGAAGCATCGCAATGATCTCATATTCAACGCTGCCCCAAGAGTGGAGGTCGTTCTACAAGAAATATCTGTGGAGGCTCGCCTATGGATCTCGGCGGGAGCGAGGGGTCTAGCGGCTCCATGGCATGGCTAGACGCTGGAGTTCGCTCTTGGCCGGTTAGTGTGTAGCTGTGACTTGttttcggtttttttttttttttttttgtgttcgTTTGCTATTGCTTTTAGTGACATTGTAAAGGGACCGGCTCTGTTCTTCTATCTATAATACAAAGGCGCGCTCCTGCGTGCTCTAGAAAAAAAGTGCATCATCCAAGTTCAGTTTTGGAACAGTAGCTCTAATGACAGAAGATAAAGCAATGAAGCTCTATGAGAACTGGTTTATTTGATTGTGGGGAAATATAAACATGAACTCTCTTCTCCTTTTACTGATAAAAAACTAAATAAGAACGAGTATTTGATGTTAACAAGCATAATAAAACTACTGTGAGAACTGGTTTATTTGATGTTAACAAGCATAATAAAACGAGTACAATTTATTGCGGTAAATTAACAGGCCTAAAACACAGTAAATTCACATAGGGTACACAAGGAGGACTTGAGGAGATCAAAAGCCAAATACTGGCAAGTTCAGGTAGCTGAGGATTAAAGTAGAAATACGAGTACACGATTGGACCGAGACCAGGACACAGTGAAAACACAAAGTACAATATCAAACAGATGGAACACTTACCATCAAGTACATAGGACTGGATTTGTTCCCTGGTGTTGCTTAGTTTGTAAAAGGCGTCAGATGCCTTATCAGCAAGAGCACGGTATCGCACAGATGCAACAGCAGTGACGAAGACATTATCCTGAAGAAATAAAATACAGGCAACAGAGTTCACAAAGGTTCTTTCTTATGCTGCAGCTTCCCAGAATTGTTCTTTAATTTTAGTAACTACTCCAGCAAAGCATAAAACGAAGATAATAGAGTGGTACTGGAGAAAGCCTTTGTCTTTGTTTCACAGCGGACATCCACAGTTGTCGCACAAGCAAGGAGAGGTAACCAGCAATCTGCTGTCCTATGCACCACGGTAAGAAGTGGCAACCAGGCTCCAGGACCTCGTTAAACTTGCCAAAAGTTTCTTTGATGGCTACAGTTGACTGATCAACCTGCACTAAACCCAGAATCTGACCCATGTCTCATCTGCACACGAGAAAGCCACTCATTTGTCGTCCAAGCATATCCTGCCTTCAAGAGCAATTACTTTATAGATAGCTCAGATATAGAAGCGACTATGAATGATTTCAAATATTACTTCAAGCTTACGATACAACAAGTTTTGACATCACAAATAAGGCCAAAACACGGCACACACATCAAAGAAGATGTCATTAAATAGGATAAGATCACCACCAAGACAGAATTTGTGATAAGCTAACCCGAATGGATAGAGACTAACGACCCTGTCCAATCAGAATCTCCGAACATGACGATAACTCTAAAACTCGTGGTGCACTAGTACACTTTCAAATAAGTAAACATGGGACGCCACGATTTAAACCACTATTCAATTCATTATTGACATCCACTCAACAACAGAAGTGGCAGCAGAAGAAATAAAATCAGCAAAGGCAAGCAGGACATACAAATCTAATCTATAAAGGTGCAAATGCATTTAATGTCGAGTACCTTATCCAACCCTCCGTATCTGATCcaacccctctctctccctcccaccgcGTTCTGCCCGATCTGTTTCCTGCCTCGTgctcccatctaataaaaaactagaaaaaaccGGACTTAAAAAACCGAGGAGTGAAAAGAACCCCGGTCTGCCACCCCCGCACCACACAACCCTAAGCCTCCCCGAGCACCACTTCCGCCGCGCCGCCACAACCTCCACGCCTCCCCTGCGCCGCTCATCGCTACCCCCGTCcctgcccccgcccccgccatgGACGAGCGCTTCGCTGTCACCACCACCCCTCATCTTCACCGCAGCCACAAGTCTTCCACCGCCGCCCCCGCCTCTTTACTATCACCACTCGATCCCATCGAACCCGTCGGCACGAGCGAACGATCCAGAAGCCGCCCCACCCACCCATGGCGCGAGGCAATCGGagcgagagaggaggaggatggcgaggCGAGGCGGAAGGGGGACGATGGGGAAGACACGGtgcggatgaagatggtggtgtaCGCGCTGTCGCCGTTCTAGCAGAAGGTGATGCCGAGGCTGTGGAAGGACATCGCCACCAAGATCCACCATAAGGTCTCCGAGAACTGGATCTCCGTCACACTCCTCCTCACCCCTATCATCGGTACCTACAAGTAAGCCCGTACCTCCCTCCGTTCACCCACTCCCCCCACCCCCTGCTGCTCGCCGGCGGTTCCTCTGTGCCGTGCAGATCTCTGGCTAAAGCCACGCCTTTGATCCCCCAGatcctcctcccctcctttcCTCGCTCCAATGCGCCGCTGCCATCACTTGGATGCTAAGGATGGATGTTGGCATCGCCTCGCGGGACAGCTTGGTCTCCGCCGAGCTCGCATACAGCCTGGGCTGGATCCGGGACGGGTTCCTCAACCACGCCGATTGTCTCCCTCTACCTCATGCCCCAACGTGATCTAGATCTGTCGGCCGCTATCGTGGCGGATCTCCTCGACGCGGCCTAGGCTCGACATCCTCCAGCCGCTGCGAAGTGGCGGTGCTCGGGGTTCGACTACTACGTGATCGTCGGCAATCGCTCGGGCGGATCGGGCTACGGCCGCCGTTTGGGAGGTGGAGCACCAACGAGTAGCGGCCATGCCTGACAGGTGACCTGGTGGAGGAGCTGTGGCGGACGCGCGAGCCCATGGCGACCGCAGCGGCAAGCGATCGAGGTGGTTCTCCGTCTCCATGCTGCAACTGCCTTGGCCTTTCTCGCCGGGGCCAATTGATTGGATGTGGTTCAGGCTGCCGCCCTTCCCTCCGTTTAATTTCCCATCAAGATTACTCCCTAACCCTTAGTTTCTGTATGATTCGTAAGCCCAATTCCCATTaattttgttcatatttttcttAAGGCTTCGATACAAATTTGTTTACCAAATCAAGGAGTGGATGCATGGTAATTGAGGTGGTCTTGCACATGGGAGATCACGGCTGCCGTGGCATCGCTGAGCAGCAAATTAGATGTGTAGCTGCCTGACGGCAACTCTGCAGAAACAGGGGTGAATGGTGAGATGCTCTCTTTTTATACAGCCTTTCCTTTGCCATTAGTGCTATAAAATTTACCAAATCCATTATTTCTCttgatttcataatttttgctTTATTCCACAATCTCTTACTTCTCATACATTAATCGGTTCTTGAGTTCCTGTTAGTTCAATGTGTCAAATGTGAGTgcttatttcattatttttcagGATTTATTCAGTTTTTCATTGTACAACAAGATGCAAGTGCAGCCAGGGAAGAGGAAAGTGCTTCTCACTGTTTGTCTACCACCACCTATGCTGCCCACTAAGGTTGTAATTGCTCTTTGGTACTGGATGCCATGTTGTTGCTGCTGGACGTAGAATGCCAAAGCAAGCTAGAAGGTAAAACAACAAACTTTTTCCAGCTGATCAAGTTAAATAAGAGTTGCTATGTGCTACATAACATGATCTGAATAATTGATTCTATTTTAGTTCGAATTTCAAGTTGGTTGAATCATATTACTTCGCTCACAACCTGTTTGAGACAATGTCTAGCACTCTCTAGCAAGGCTACATCCTTGATAAATAGTTAATAAGTTTTGCCCTAAATTTGGATTCCTGACAGATTAATCAATGCCATtgttatttggtgaaatatgtttgtaaattAAAAATGAGCCATGCATCCTGTTACTATCTTTCTTTGGCCTGTGAGATACTTTGGTAAAAATTAAAACTCCAAATAACAATGGGCAATCTTATTAACATTTTCCTACAAGAAATCACCTCACTCATCATGATAATCTAATTGGTTGTTACTGTTGGATTCAGTGTGATAAAGTGCCTCGCAAATGCATTCCCATGGTTGGATACtacaatttatttatttattatgaACAGCTGCTTTGCCTCAAACAATTCTCCTTACTAATCTCTGCTTTTTAGTACAACAAATTTGCATATTAGCAGGGTTTACAGATTTATACATAGCTTTCTCTTAAGGTGGAAATCGGCCACGTCAAATGATCAGGATCACGTAAGACAACAATGTTGAATTTGTTGCAGAATACTCCGAATACGATGGCCTCAGTCAGAGAGGAGCCTTGCATAGATGACGACGGCTGAGCTACCATGTTGCAGCCGTGCTCACTGTCCTCGGTGCTGATTCCTGGATTCTGCTAGCAAAATGAAAGTTTTCTCGAAATGAACTAGAACATTATTCTCTTATGTTGTGTCACATATTTTATCCTTATGGTACAAGATATTGCATTTGGTTCTTATAGTAGAGTTGTCGTGGATGTTTGTTGTGGATTAGCAAGCTTTGGTGTATTATACTCTCATGTGATGTGTTGAAATTATCCGTATCTTCAAAAGATATTAAA
It encodes:
- the LOC133901233 gene encoding uncharacterized protein LOC133901233 isoform X2, with the translated sequence MAPPPRRGEEEGDGRESAAALRAPAHVMARVFSQLDCVDLLSCTLVCNHQAMVPRFCGAQRGVEKGVPGCLEPVRIVRNV
- the LOC133901232 gene encoding hypersensitive-induced response protein-like protein 2 isoform X2; this translates as MYLMAMSTYGYEIVKTLIVDIEPDDRVKRAMNGINAAARMRVAANEKAEAEKILQIKKAEGEAESKYLAGVGIARQCHAIVDGRQASHGANSQLNLVSLNRVQSTIFF
- the LOC133901465 gene encoding uncharacterized protein LOC133901465, which produces MYIVAVHRINHLRRSFARHLLTPLVWPPSPDLPRYSLPSRRIRRLRCLSAEERQWETETEALIVLSLGFPIDELRPEERPLLPAPIADAPNDYIVVRNHILASWRADPSAPLPRVRVLETVAATYDHLVAAAHGLLVREGHINFGVSAAFPTAPPLDTPPQGAATAFVLVGGTGRAGIPAARQLLRFGLRVLVFEGRSHPGGRVYTSRLGEDKAVVELGDSVITGIHANPLGVLLCPWACLIMAIGLSALILGLWPMHLIWTYYCIIRTKLVGPVVKLLLLIVATAILILWLIVGIPGSVLSGLVYGFLAPIMATFSAIGESKEKLFVHCFVDRTWSTITGSCTVVTDVKDLLFHSYFSIMDDIRLQKPPDGKPYEIRKIYTLPHLSEKSRRKRTRLEDLGCWF
- the LOC133901232 gene encoding hypersensitive-induced response protein-like protein 2 isoform X1; this encodes MGQILGLVQVDQSTVAIKETFGKFNEVLEPGCHFLPWCIGQQIAGYLSLLVRQLWMSAVKQRQRLSPDNVFVTAVASVRYRALADKASDAFYKLSNTREQIQSYVLDGNVYVRL
- the LOC133901233 gene encoding uncharacterized protein LOC133901233 isoform X1: MAPPPRRGEEEGDGRESAAALRAPAHVMARVFSQLDCVDLLSCTLVCKQWYQDSAELREEWRKEYLDAWNQFGLSVTCETQPLCPTCSIRSLRNLCP